The following coding sequences lie in one Cupriavidus sp. WKF15 genomic window:
- the ppc gene encoding phosphoenolpyruvate carboxylase: protein MTQHAARPGRRMANREVPSQASGQSDANGAPTRKTASKATGTKRISKANLMVVPANGAMNPSPARRSAADKDLPLREDIRFLGRLLGECLREQEGDAAFEVVETIRQTAVRFRRENDRAAGAELDRLLKRLSRDQTNQVVRAFSYFSHLANIAEDQHHNRRRRIHALAGSPPQDGSLQHALEKIDAAGVTGKQLRKFLDEALIVPVLTAHPTEVQRKSILDAEREIARLLAERDLPMTARERDHNTAQLRAKVTTLWQTRMLRDARLTVADEIDNALSYYRTTFLHGIPQLMSELEEDIAAIFPASRKTKGGAAEPAPLAPFMQMGSWIGGDRDGNPNVTAETLDHAATQQSQMILGWYLDEVHALGAELSMSSLMVDASPELLSLAEASPDHSAHRADEPYRRALIGIYARLAATSKVLTGHGAPRHPVADAEPYSSAEAFAADVQVVIDSLRAHHGRALASTRIDALVRAIAVFGFHLASVDMRQVSDVHEAVVAELFAAAGVEKDYAALPESRKLELLLAELRQPRLLTLPWHEYSEQTRNELAILATARELRARYGKRVARNYIISHTETLSDLVEVMLLQKESGMLQGTLGSKTDPARMELMVIPLFETIEDLQNAAGIMQSLLDLPGFDSVIEHHGVEQEVMLGYSDSNKDGGFLTSNWELYKAELALVQLFEQRKVKLRLFHGRGGTVGRGGGPTYQAILSQPPGTVNGQIRLTEQGEIINSKFANAEIGRRNLETVIAATLEASLLPQQNAPKELSTFEGIMQQLSDRAFGAYRNLVYETPGFKDYFFATTPIIEIADLNLGSRPASRKLMDKKNRRIEDLRAIPWGFSWGQCRLLLPGWYGFGSAVKSLLDTAPDEKARKAAVATLRKMVKTWPFFSTLLSNMDMVLAKTDLAVASRYAQLCDDAALRKNVFARISKEWHLTSEMLALITGHQERLSDNPLLARSIKNRFAYLDPLNHLQVELLKRYRSGKDGDDIRVRRGIHLTINGVAAGLRNTG from the coding sequence ATGACGCAGCACGCTGCGCGCCCCGGCCGACGCATGGCCAATCGAGAAGTCCCCTCCCAGGCCTCAGGCCAGAGTGACGCAAACGGCGCCCCCACCCGTAAGACCGCTTCCAAGGCCACCGGTACCAAGCGGATTTCAAAGGCCAACCTGATGGTCGTGCCCGCCAACGGTGCCATGAACCCCAGCCCCGCCCGCCGCTCCGCCGCCGACAAGGACCTGCCCCTGCGCGAGGACATCCGCTTCCTGGGCCGCCTGCTGGGCGAATGCCTGCGCGAGCAGGAAGGCGACGCCGCCTTCGAGGTGGTCGAGACCATCCGCCAGACCGCCGTGCGTTTCCGCCGCGAGAACGACCGCGCCGCCGGCGCCGAGCTGGACCGCCTGCTCAAGCGCCTGTCGCGCGACCAGACCAACCAGGTCGTGCGCGCGTTCAGCTATTTCTCGCACCTGGCCAATATCGCCGAGGACCAGCACCACAACCGCCGTCGCCGCATCCATGCGCTGGCTGGCTCGCCGCCGCAGGACGGCAGCCTGCAGCACGCGCTGGAAAAGATCGACGCCGCCGGCGTCACCGGCAAGCAGCTGCGCAAGTTCCTGGACGAGGCGCTGATCGTGCCGGTGCTGACCGCGCACCCGACCGAAGTCCAGCGCAAGAGCATTCTTGACGCCGAGCGCGAGATCGCGCGCCTGCTGGCCGAGCGCGACCTGCCGATGACCGCGCGCGAGCGCGACCACAACACCGCGCAGCTGCGCGCCAAGGTCACCACGCTGTGGCAGACTCGCATGCTGCGCGACGCGCGCCTGACCGTCGCGGACGAGATCGACAACGCGCTGTCCTACTACCGCACCACCTTCCTGCACGGCATCCCGCAGCTGATGAGCGAACTGGAAGAGGACATCGCCGCGATCTTCCCGGCCTCGCGCAAGACCAAGGGCGGTGCGGCCGAACCGGCGCCGCTCGCGCCGTTCATGCAGATGGGTTCGTGGATCGGCGGCGACCGCGACGGCAATCCGAACGTCACGGCGGAAACACTGGATCACGCCGCCACCCAGCAGTCGCAGATGATCCTGGGCTGGTATCTGGATGAAGTGCATGCGCTCGGCGCCGAGCTGTCGATGTCGTCGCTGATGGTCGACGCCAGCCCCGAGCTGCTCTCGCTGGCCGAGGCCTCGCCCGACCATTCGGCGCATCGCGCCGACGAGCCCTACCGCCGCGCGCTGATCGGCATCTACGCGCGCCTGGCCGCGACCAGCAAGGTGCTGACCGGCCACGGCGCGCCGCGCCATCCGGTGGCCGACGCCGAACCCTACAGCAGCGCCGAAGCCTTCGCCGCCGACGTGCAGGTGGTGATCGACTCGCTGCGCGCGCACCACGGCCGGGCGCTGGCCAGCACGCGCATCGATGCACTGGTACGCGCGATTGCCGTGTTCGGCTTCCACCTGGCATCGGTCGACATGCGCCAGGTCTCCGACGTACATGAAGCGGTGGTGGCCGAGCTGTTCGCCGCCGCTGGCGTCGAGAAGGACTACGCCGCGCTGCCGGAATCGCGCAAGCTCGAACTGCTGCTGGCCGAACTGCGCCAGCCGCGCCTGCTGACGCTGCCCTGGCACGAGTACTCGGAACAGACCCGCAACGAACTGGCGATCCTGGCAACGGCACGCGAACTGCGCGCGCGCTACGGCAAGCGGGTCGCGCGCAACTACATCATCTCGCACACGGAAACGCTGTCCGACCTGGTCGAGGTCATGCTGCTGCAGAAGGAATCCGGCATGCTGCAGGGCACGCTGGGCAGCAAGACCGACCCGGCCCGCATGGAGCTGATGGTCATTCCGCTGTTCGAAACCATCGAGGACTTGCAGAACGCCGCCGGCATCATGCAGTCGCTGTTGGACCTGCCGGGCTTCGACTCGGTGATCGAGCACCACGGCGTCGAGCAGGAAGTGATGCTGGGCTACTCCGATTCGAACAAGGACGGCGGCTTCCTGACCTCGAACTGGGAGCTGTACAAGGCCGAGCTGGCGCTGGTGCAGCTGTTCGAGCAGCGCAAGGTCAAGCTGCGCCTGTTCCACGGCCGCGGCGGCACGGTTGGCCGCGGCGGCGGCCCGACCTACCAGGCCATCCTGTCGCAGCCGCCGGGCACGGTGAACGGGCAGATCCGCCTGACCGAGCAGGGCGAGATCATCAACAGCAAGTTCGCCAATGCCGAGATCGGCCGGCGCAACCTGGAAACGGTGATCGCCGCGACGCTGGAAGCGTCGCTGCTGCCGCAGCAGAACGCGCCGAAGGAGCTGAGCACGTTCGAGGGCATCATGCAGCAGTTGTCGGACCGCGCCTTCGGCGCCTACCGCAACCTGGTGTATGAAACCCCGGGCTTCAAGGACTACTTCTTCGCCACCACGCCGATCATCGAGATCGCGGACCTGAACCTGGGATCGCGCCCGGCCTCGCGCAAGCTGATGGACAAGAAGAACCGCCGCATCGAGGATCTGCGCGCGATTCCGTGGGGCTTCTCGTGGGGCCAGTGCCGCCTGCTGCTGCCGGGCTGGTATGGTTTCGGCAGCGCGGTCAAGTCGCTGCTGGACACCGCGCCCGACGAAAAGGCGCGCAAGGCCGCGGTAGCCACGCTGCGCAAGATGGTCAAGACCTGGCCGTTCTTCTCCACGCTGCTGTCCAATATGGACATGGTGCTGGCCAAGACCGACCTGGCCGTGGCCTCGCGCTATGCGCAGCTTTGTGACGACGCGGCCTTGCGCAAGAACGTGTTCGCGCGCATCAGCAAGGAATGGCACCTGACCAGCGAGATGCTGGCGCTGATCACGGGCCACCAGGAGCGGCTGTCCGACAACCCGCTGCTGGCACGCTCGATCAAGAACCGC
- the hemC gene encoding hydroxymethylbilane synthase — protein MQAPASPTSSNAVSSSLPHKLVIASRESRLAMWQAEHVRAALQQYYPACDVSILGMTTRGDQILDRTLSKVGGKGLFVKELEFAMAEGRADLAVHSLKDVPMELPEGFTLTAVMEREDPRDALVSSAFASLDDMPAGTVVGTSSLRREAALRARYPHLVIKPLRGNLDTRLGKLDRGEYGAIILAAAGLKRLGLGDRIRALIAPEASLPAAGQGALGIEILSTRPDVAGWLAPLNHAPTALAVTAERAVSRRLGGSCQVPLAAHARWDGDQLRLDAFVAMPDGTRQTRAMAVGPAPDAAAAEALGEAVARDLLSQGAADILAALAETPDPQAPA, from the coding sequence ATGCAAGCACCCGCCTCTCCGACTTCTTCTAACGCCGTGTCCAGCAGCCTTCCACACAAGCTCGTCATTGCCTCCCGCGAGAGCCGTCTGGCCATGTGGCAGGCGGAACATGTGCGTGCTGCGCTGCAACAATACTATCCCGCGTGCGATGTGTCCATTCTGGGCATGACCACGCGCGGAGACCAGATTCTAGACCGGACTTTGTCGAAAGTCGGTGGAAAGGGTTTGTTTGTCAAAGAGCTGGAATTCGCCATGGCGGAAGGCCGGGCCGACCTGGCGGTGCATTCGCTCAAGGATGTGCCGATGGAGCTGCCCGAAGGCTTTACCCTGACGGCGGTGATGGAGCGTGAAGATCCGCGCGATGCGCTGGTATCGTCGGCGTTCGCTTCGCTCGACGACATGCCGGCGGGCACCGTGGTGGGCACATCGAGCCTGCGCCGCGAAGCCGCGTTGCGGGCACGCTACCCGCACCTGGTCATCAAGCCGCTGCGCGGCAACCTGGATACCCGGCTGGGCAAGCTCGATCGCGGCGAGTATGGCGCGATCATCCTGGCCGCGGCAGGTCTCAAGCGCCTGGGCCTGGGCGACCGCATCCGCGCGCTGATCGCGCCGGAGGCCTCGCTGCCGGCGGCAGGGCAGGGCGCGCTCGGCATCGAGATCCTTTCGACGCGCCCGGACGTCGCCGGATGGCTGGCGCCGCTGAACCATGCTCCGACCGCGCTTGCGGTAACGGCTGAACGGGCCGTGTCGCGCAGGCTGGGCGGATCCTGTCAGGTGCCGTTGGCGGCGCATGCGCGCTGGGACGGCGACCAGTTGCGACTCGACGCCTTCGTGGCGATGCCCGATGGCACGCGCCAGACGCGCGCCATGGCGGTCGGTCCCGCGCCCGACGCCGCGGCGGCCGAAGCGCTCGGCGAAGCCGTTGCACGCGACCTGCTGTCGCAGGGTGCGGCAGATATCCTCGCCGCGCTGGCCGAAACGCCTGATCCCCAAGCTCCTGCCTGA